A genome region from Aliivibrio salmonicida LFI1238 includes the following:
- the menE gene encoding o-succinylbenzoate--CoA ligase, which produces MGKLITPEFTTWPWVKWSETRELEIALRDGDTIWTWAEVSTQINRYANGLLQQGVKRDEVVVGISKNCIELVWLQLACVRIGARFASINPKKPECELHQLVTSISASHIWFGKDQKTISGIWHHLQLINAEYGVIAATWQLGRLATLTFTSGSTGLPKAVAHSANNHLHSAAGLLSWMDFDVCDSWLLSLPLFHVSGLAIVWRWLLSGATLVMPTSNGLLHDLSSVTHASLVPTQLTQILADDQVSRLALKRVLLGGAVIPPVLTEAAELQGIECWLGYGMTEMGSTVTAKRADGHTGVGNVLPYREIKIDHGEVLVRGETLALGYYRSSGIIDIAEDDGWFKTKDLGDVSTGELHIKGRADNMFISGGENIHPEKIEQALLLHPMIEQVIVVESVDEQFGYRPVAAVVTTSEIKEEELTYFLSDKLTSYELPIRYELMPKSLLNTGIKISRQKVREWVNDLLPA; this is translated from the coding sequence ATGGGAAAGTTAATTACGCCTGAATTTACAACTTGGCCGTGGGTTAAGTGGAGTGAAACACGTGAGCTTGAAATCGCATTACGAGATGGTGATACGATCTGGACATGGGCTGAAGTATCGACTCAAATAAATCGCTACGCGAACGGATTACTTCAACAAGGGGTTAAACGTGACGAAGTCGTTGTCGGTATTTCTAAGAACTGCATTGAATTAGTCTGGTTGCAACTTGCTTGTGTCCGTATCGGAGCACGTTTTGCAAGTATTAATCCAAAAAAACCAGAGTGCGAACTTCATCAGTTAGTCACGAGTATTTCTGCGAGTCATATTTGGTTTGGAAAAGACCAAAAAACAATCTCGGGAATTTGGCACCATTTACAATTGATTAATGCTGAATATGGCGTCATAGCGGCCACTTGGCAGTTGGGTCGGTTAGCCACATTGACCTTTACTTCTGGATCGACGGGCTTACCAAAAGCCGTTGCACACAGTGCGAATAACCATTTACATTCTGCGGCAGGTTTACTTAGTTGGATGGATTTTGATGTATGCGATTCGTGGTTATTATCGTTACCACTATTTCATGTATCTGGTCTTGCGATTGTGTGGCGCTGGTTACTCTCAGGTGCAACATTAGTCATGCCGACATCGAACGGACTTCTTCATGATTTATCTAGTGTCACTCATGCGTCATTAGTGCCAACACAGCTAACTCAAATCTTGGCGGACGACCAAGTATCCCGTTTAGCCTTAAAGCGCGTATTGTTAGGGGGAGCCGTTATTCCTCCAGTATTAACAGAGGCGGCTGAATTGCAAGGTATTGAATGCTGGTTAGGCTATGGTATGACAGAGATGGGTTCTACTGTTACCGCTAAGCGAGCGGATGGTCATACTGGCGTTGGAAATGTCCTCCCTTATCGAGAGATTAAAATTGATCATGGTGAGGTTTTAGTTCGAGGCGAAACGTTAGCACTTGGCTATTATCGTTCATCTGGGATCATCGATATTGCTGAAGACGATGGTTGGTTTAAAACAAAAGATTTAGGTGATGTTTCTACGGGTGAGCTGCATATTAAAGGACGTGCTGATAACATGTTTATTTCTGGAGGGGAGAATATACACCCTGAAAAAATTGAACAAGCGTTATTATTGCATCCAATGATTGAGCAAGTGATTGTCGTTGAAAGCGTGGATGAACAATTTGGTTATCGACCTGTTGCCGCTGTTGTTACTACATCAGAGATTAAGGAAGAAGAGCTTACTTATTTCTTATCTGACAAACTTACCTCGTATGAATTGCCTATTCGTTATGAATTAATGCCTAAGTCGTTACTCAATACGGGCATTAAAATATCTCGACAAAAAGTAAGAGAGTGGGTGAATGATTTATTACCCGCATAA
- a CDS encoding PP2C family protein-serine/threonine phosphatase → MAYFSAEGKVRDKNEDSILSLTEQGIWVVADGMGGYEHGEIASGMITDSFKTEQLHGTLEQKITKAKRMLLKVNHHLSQEKTLSRSRIIGSTVCMLIAHHGHMACLWAGDSRCYLFRHKRLYQISKDHTQEQNGKEALTQAIGMGNNLQIEHCIIPLQHQDTFLLTSDGVHKYLSNAMIEACMALPSTLKGCYHLKEQVLLTPANDNLSAIMIKVYR, encoded by the coding sequence ATGGCTTATTTCTCTGCAGAAGGAAAAGTAAGGGACAAAAATGAAGATTCTATTTTGTCTCTTACTGAACAAGGGATTTGGGTCGTTGCTGATGGAATGGGTGGCTATGAACACGGTGAGATTGCCAGTGGCATGATCACTGATTCATTTAAAACAGAGCAACTTCATGGGACATTAGAACAGAAAATCACAAAAGCAAAACGAATGCTTTTAAAAGTAAATCATCACCTAAGTCAGGAAAAAACGCTCTCTCGTAGTCGCATCATTGGCAGTACCGTTTGCATGTTAATCGCTCATCATGGGCACATGGCTTGTCTTTGGGCTGGTGACTCAAGGTGCTACTTATTTCGACATAAAAGACTGTATCAAATATCAAAAGATCACACTCAAGAACAGAATGGAAAAGAGGCTCTAACTCAAGCCATTGGAATGGGGAATAACTTGCAAATTGAACACTGTATCATCCCCCTTCAACATCAAGATACGTTCTTACTCACAAGTGATGGGGTACATAAATACCTATCAAATGCCATGATAGAAGCTTGCATGGCATTACCTAGTACGCTTAAGGGATGCTATCACCTAAAAGAGCAAGTGTTACTGACTCCTGCAAATGACAATTTATCTGCAATAATGATTAAGGTGTATCGATGA
- the tnpA gene encoding IS66 family insertion sequence element accessory protein TnpA, whose amino-acid sequence MQKDKKRTPEQWHALFESQQSSKLSAAEFCRNHNILPKTFSARKARWKQKINASTFLKVEALTSTIIATPQLPDIQLSIGKLRLTLPANTEPHWIGLLLKGYQS is encoded by the coding sequence ATGCAAAAAGATAAAAAGAGAACACCAGAGCAATGGCACGCTCTATTTGAATCTCAGCAATCTAGCAAGCTTAGTGCCGCTGAATTTTGTCGTAACCATAATATTCTGCCAAAGACATTTAGTGCACGTAAAGCACGATGGAAACAAAAGATTAACGCTTCTACTTTCTTGAAAGTAGAAGCGTTAACATCAACTATCATCGCCACTCCACAATTACCAGATATTCAACTTTCTATCGGAAAATTGCGATTAACATTGCCAGCTAATACTGAACCTCACTGGATAGGACTCTTATTAAAAGGGTATCAATCATGA
- the tnpB gene encoding IS66 family insertion sequence element accessory protein TnpB (TnpB, as the term is used for proteins encoded by IS66 family insertion elements, is considered an accessory protein, since TnpC, encoded by a neighboring gene, is a DDE family transposase.) translates to MIVEQEMQLSPFSDALFIFCNKPRDKLKILYWDKTGFALWYKRLDEDRFKWPRNINNDTLALSEQQLTLLLQGFDILGHQPVHYQTTL, encoded by the coding sequence GTGATTGTTGAGCAAGAAATGCAACTATCACCGTTTAGTGATGCTCTATTTATATTTTGCAATAAGCCTCGTGATAAACTCAAAATATTGTATTGGGATAAAACAGGATTCGCTTTATGGTACAAGCGATTAGATGAAGACCGCTTCAAATGGCCACGAAATATAAATAACGATACGTTAGCATTATCAGAGCAGCAACTGACACTGCTATTACAAGGTTTTGATATCTTAGGACATCAACCGGTACATTATCAAACAACCCTTTAA
- the menH gene encoding 2-succinyl-6-hydroxy-2,4-cyclohexadiene-1-carboxylate synthase yields MPLYSKLIEPIESTTQPCVVFLHGLLGSIKEWDQIASVIAQSHPVLLIDLPGHGKSQSVELEESTGFEQACQLIIEQCHSSPYQEFVLVGYSLGGRLAMYLSAFFQLPNDITLRGLCVEGGNFGLISKEEKHIRWQNDTMWAERFEQQPIADVLDNWYQQKVFSSLNPEQRQVLVAKRSDNLGLSIGMMLRSTSLAKQPYLLNELHRCTIPMLYICGEAGQKFQHLAEQSQLTYQIIAQAGHNAHVEQPERFTHVLNTFLQQWT; encoded by the coding sequence ATGCCACTTTATTCTAAATTGATTGAACCCATAGAAAGCACTACACAACCTTGTGTGGTGTTTTTACATGGACTATTGGGCTCAATAAAAGAGTGGGATCAGATAGCCTCCGTCATTGCTCAATCACACCCTGTATTATTAATTGACCTTCCTGGACACGGTAAAAGTCAGTCGGTGGAATTGGAAGAGTCAACCGGGTTTGAACAAGCATGCCAGCTTATTATTGAGCAGTGTCACAGTTCTCCATATCAAGAGTTTGTGCTTGTCGGTTACTCTTTAGGAGGGCGTTTGGCGATGTATCTGAGTGCTTTTTTTCAGCTTCCTAATGACATAACCCTCCGAGGTTTGTGCGTTGAAGGAGGGAACTTTGGTTTAATCTCAAAAGAAGAAAAGCACATTCGGTGGCAAAATGACACGATGTGGGCAGAACGATTTGAACAACAACCGATTGCTGATGTTTTAGACAATTGGTACCAACAAAAGGTATTTTCTTCACTAAACCCTGAGCAAAGACAAGTTTTAGTAGCAAAGAGAAGTGATAATCTTGGACTCTCGATTGGAATGATGTTGAGATCAACCTCACTGGCTAAGCAACCATATTTGCTTAACGAGCTGCATCGTTGCACCATCCCTATGCTTTATATTTGCGGTGAAGCAGGTCAAAAATTTCAACACTTGGCTGAGCAAAGTCAATTAACGTATCAAATCATTGCTCAGGCTGGTCATAACGCTCATGTGGAACAGCCCGAACGCTTTACACATGTACTTAATACATTCTTACAACAATGGACATAA
- a CDS encoding isochorismate synthase produces the protein MSTFQDAIESIRHQIAQATSSHTICIDLDWTVGDQLIDWLEAQPIYPKFYWQSRDGEEEVAVLGQVKTFTDPKAAQQILAPQQRVWGGRSFDGRTERNRRCMSSFFFLPKVEITRLKSSWHFMVNLSDDNSRLLSTLDKLSEQFTPLSELHCRVQQRINTPEKEDWSNMVNKALTAISNKQFEKVVLARKTTLTLDQPLSSAQFLKASRKANSHSFHFMMALDSEHCFIGSTPERLYVRNGYALKTEALAGTIGRGHDEEEDDQLASWLISDKKNQYENRLVVDDIVNRLSKFSLSMKVAEKSELVKLRKVQHLKRPISAEINQECSDSQLLDNLQPTAAIAGLPRMPALDFIIDNEPFARGWYSGAVGFLSQQRSEFCVAIRSALVMGNKLHLFAGAGIVPGSEPSSEWDELDRKTSTLCTLLESDITMNPEITESQVA, from the coding sequence TTGTCCACTTTTCAAGATGCCATTGAATCGATTCGTCATCAAATCGCACAAGCAACATCATCTCATACCATTTGTATTGACTTAGATTGGACGGTTGGTGATCAACTTATTGATTGGCTTGAAGCGCAACCGATTTACCCTAAGTTTTATTGGCAATCTCGTGATGGTGAAGAAGAAGTTGCGGTGTTAGGCCAAGTGAAGACCTTTACTGACCCAAAGGCGGCGCAACAAATATTAGCGCCTCAACAACGAGTGTGGGGCGGGCGATCGTTTGATGGGCGTACTGAACGAAACCGTCGTTGTATGTCTTCTTTTTTCTTTTTGCCTAAAGTTGAAATTACGCGTTTAAAATCATCGTGGCATTTCATGGTCAATTTGTCAGATGATAATTCTCGTTTATTGTCGACGTTAGATAAGTTAAGTGAGCAATTTACGCCATTATCTGAGTTGCATTGCCGTGTTCAACAACGGATCAATACGCCTGAAAAAGAAGATTGGTCGAACATGGTCAATAAAGCGTTGACTGCCATCTCAAATAAGCAATTTGAAAAGGTGGTATTAGCACGAAAAACAACACTAACACTTGACCAACCGTTGTCGTCTGCACAATTTTTAAAAGCGAGTCGTAAAGCCAATAGCCACAGTTTTCATTTTATGATGGCGTTGGATAGTGAACATTGTTTTATCGGTTCAACCCCTGAGCGTTTATATGTTCGTAATGGGTATGCGTTAAAAACAGAAGCGTTAGCGGGAACCATTGGTCGTGGTCATGATGAAGAAGAAGATGATCAACTTGCATCATGGTTAATCTCTGACAAGAAAAACCAATATGAAAACCGTCTTGTGGTGGATGATATTGTTAATCGCTTATCTAAATTCAGTCTTTCAATGAAGGTAGCTGAAAAATCTGAGCTGGTTAAATTACGTAAAGTTCAACATTTAAAACGTCCAATTTCAGCTGAAATTAATCAAGAATGCAGTGATTCTCAATTGCTTGATAATTTACAGCCAACAGCGGCTATTGCGGGGTTACCTCGCATGCCTGCATTGGACTTTATTATTGATAACGAACCTTTTGCTCGTGGTTGGTACAGTGGTGCCGTTGGTTTTTTAAGCCAACAACGCAGTGAGTTTTGTGTCGCGATCCGAAGCGCATTGGTTATGGGCAATAAACTTCATCTTTTTGCTGGTGCAGGTATCGTTCCTGGTTCAGAGCCAAGCAGTGAATGGGATGAATTAGATAGAAAGACATCAACGTTATGCACCTTATTAGAATCTGATATTACAATGAATCCAGAAATTACGGAGTCGCAAGTCGCATGA
- the menD gene encoding 2-succinyl-5-enolpyruvyl-6-hydroxy-3-cyclohexene-1-carboxylic-acid synthase, protein MMQPEQQVMLNQVWAELIIEELVRNGVKHVCIAPGSRSTPLTLAASEHENLSIHTHFDERGLGFLALGIAKASLQPVAVIVTSGTAVANLLPSVVESGLTKEKLILLTADRPVELIDCGANQAINQHNIFSSHVCHSLSLPSPSSNVPAQWVLSRLDQACFTQKEQGGAIHVNCPFPEPFYGKKDETLLLAYLAPIQAWKTTTLPYVEQLTPNYDVAVSPQWMEVAQKKGVVIIGKVTLVEAQAAADLGRELGWPVLSDPQSGYCSEWAHYDLWMQNQDCLALLGDVECVLQFGARLVSKRLSAWLSMYDQQYWIVDIHPELLDSTFRQHTRYHASIVDWCSAHTERLQGRDCYFDHAPLTQWSESLKVASQNILALTCSMVCHTETLSELSFALTVGQKVNHCDWFIGNSLIVRLLDMVGEINQQSVYTNRGASGIDGLMATAMGVHLSNQNPLLCLVGDTSLLYDLNSLALLKQATQPIVVVVLNNDGGGIFDLLPVDEKKKDDFYRMPHHLEFSHAAAMFGLTYHKPETLSCAISMINDGLKGGVHLVEINTPSGQAGEELTRLFQTIQHATLF, encoded by the coding sequence ATGATGCAACCAGAGCAACAAGTTATGCTAAACCAAGTTTGGGCTGAATTAATTATTGAAGAATTGGTTCGAAATGGAGTAAAGCATGTTTGTATTGCTCCGGGATCTCGCTCAACACCATTAACGCTTGCTGCCTCAGAGCATGAGAACTTATCAATTCATACGCATTTTGATGAGCGTGGATTAGGGTTTTTAGCCTTAGGTATTGCGAAAGCTTCACTGCAACCTGTTGCTGTTATTGTGACTTCGGGTACCGCCGTAGCCAATTTATTGCCTTCAGTGGTTGAATCTGGATTAACCAAAGAAAAACTTATTCTCTTAACGGCAGACCGCCCTGTTGAATTGATCGATTGCGGAGCCAATCAAGCCATTAATCAACATAATATTTTCTCTTCTCATGTGTGCCATTCTCTTTCTTTACCTTCTCCTAGTTCGAATGTACCTGCTCAATGGGTATTAAGTCGTTTGGATCAAGCTTGCTTTACTCAGAAAGAGCAAGGCGGGGCGATTCATGTGAACTGTCCTTTTCCAGAACCTTTTTATGGCAAAAAAGACGAAACCCTTTTACTCGCGTATTTAGCGCCGATTCAAGCGTGGAAAACAACAACGCTTCCTTATGTCGAACAATTAACGCCAAACTATGATGTCGCTGTATCTCCTCAATGGATGGAAGTCGCTCAAAAGAAAGGGGTCGTGATCATCGGCAAAGTGACGTTAGTTGAGGCGCAAGCGGCTGCAGACTTAGGGCGAGAGTTAGGTTGGCCTGTTTTGTCTGATCCTCAATCGGGTTATTGTTCTGAATGGGCTCATTATGATTTATGGATGCAAAACCAAGACTGTTTAGCGTTATTGGGTGATGTAGAGTGCGTGCTTCAATTTGGTGCGCGTTTGGTATCAAAGCGTCTTAGTGCGTGGTTATCTATGTACGATCAACAGTATTGGATAGTGGATATACATCCCGAGTTACTTGATTCAACGTTCCGTCAGCATACTCGTTATCATGCCTCTATTGTTGATTGGTGTTCGGCACACACAGAACGTTTACAAGGAAGAGATTGTTACTTTGATCATGCCCCATTAACGCAATGGAGTGAGTCATTAAAAGTGGCCTCTCAAAATATCTTGGCGCTTACGTGCTCAATGGTTTGTCATACTGAAACATTATCTGAATTAAGTTTTGCACTGACGGTTGGCCAAAAGGTAAATCACTGTGACTGGTTTATTGGTAACAGTTTAATTGTTCGTTTATTAGATATGGTTGGTGAGATTAATCAGCAATCCGTTTATACCAACCGTGGTGCTTCTGGTATTGATGGCTTAATGGCAACAGCAATGGGCGTTCATCTTTCGAATCAGAACCCTTTATTGTGCTTAGTGGGTGATACGTCATTGCTTTATGATTTGAATTCATTAGCATTATTAAAACAAGCGACACAGCCGATTGTTGTTGTCGTTTTAAATAATGATGGTGGTGGTATTTTTGATTTACTGCCTGTTGATGAAAAGAAAAAAGACGATTTCTATCGTATGCCTCATCACTTAGAGTTTAGCCACGCGGCTGCCATGTTTGGGTTGACCTACCATAAACCCGAAACCTTAAGCTGTGCAATATCCATGATCAATGACGGCTTAAAAGGCGGCGTTCATTTAGTTGAAATTAATACACCGTCAGGTCAAGCAGGCGAAGAATTAACACGATTATTCCAAACCATTCAACATGCCACTTTATTCTAA
- a CDS encoding type II secretion system protein yields MKKKGFTLIELIIVIVVLSILAITAASKFINLQRDSRISALQGLKGEMTGAMNQLHPKTILTGVDTQASGSITILGDNIHIVYGYPKADAAKSWNKLMNQVFVDSQYNDNIPSEWYFHNDTSKPYITFMHRSKKYSTDKCNIKYSEAVNRLHSFRYMEWCHCLQWW; encoded by the coding sequence ATGAAAAAGAAAGGCTTCACTTTGATAGAACTTATCATTGTAATTGTAGTTTTAAGTATCTTAGCAATTACTGCAGCATCAAAATTTATAAACCTTCAACGTGATTCTCGAATTTCAGCGCTACAAGGGCTAAAAGGAGAAATGACTGGAGCAATGAACCAACTACATCCAAAAACAATTCTTACAGGAGTTGACACTCAAGCAAGCGGGTCTATAACAATACTTGGTGATAATATTCACATTGTATATGGTTACCCAAAAGCCGATGCAGCCAAATCTTGGAATAAACTAATGAATCAAGTTTTTGTTGATTCTCAATACAATGACAATATTCCATCTGAATGGTATTTTCATAATGACACTAGTAAACCCTATATTACTTTCATGCACAGAAGTAAAAAATACAGTACTGATAAGTGTAATATTAAATACAGTGAAGCGGTAAATAGACTGCACTCCTTTAGGTACATGGAGTGGTGCCACTGTTTACAATGGTGGTGA
- the menB gene encoding 1,4-dihydroxy-2-naphthoyl-CoA synthase, with product MARTVGISEEELYPPVNWTDCTAQYEDIQYHKSADGIAKITIARPQVRNAFRPGTVKEMMDALADARYDEKVGVIVLTGLGEEAFCSGGDQKIRGDYGGYRDDSGTHHLNVLDFQRQIRTCPKPVIAAVAGYAVGGGHVLHMMCDLTIAAENAQFGQTGPKVGSFDGGWGASYMARIVGQKKAREIWFLCRFYDAQEALDMGLVNTVVPVADLEKETVRWCRETLQHSPMALRCLKAALNADCDGQAGLQELAGNATMMFYMTEEGQEGRNAFNEKRRPDFDKFPRNP from the coding sequence ATGGCAAGAACTGTTGGCATTTCAGAAGAAGAACTTTACCCTCCAGTAAATTGGACAGATTGCACTGCGCAATATGAAGACATTCAATATCATAAATCTGCAGATGGCATTGCAAAAATTACGATTGCACGTCCGCAAGTACGTAACGCATTCCGTCCTGGTACGGTTAAAGAGATGATGGATGCGCTAGCAGATGCTCGTTATGACGAGAAAGTTGGCGTTATTGTTCTAACGGGGTTAGGCGAAGAGGCTTTCTGTTCTGGTGGTGATCAGAAGATCCGTGGCGATTACGGTGGTTACCGTGATGACAGCGGCACACACCACTTAAATGTATTGGATTTCCAACGTCAAATTCGTACGTGTCCAAAACCAGTGATTGCTGCGGTTGCAGGCTACGCTGTTGGTGGTGGTCATGTACTTCATATGATGTGTGATTTAACTATCGCAGCAGAGAACGCTCAATTTGGTCAAACAGGTCCTAAAGTCGGTTCTTTTGATGGCGGTTGGGGTGCATCTTACATGGCTCGTATCGTAGGCCAGAAAAAAGCTCGGGAGATTTGGTTCTTATGTCGTTTCTATGATGCTCAAGAAGCACTAGACATGGGTTTAGTAAACACCGTCGTCCCTGTTGCTGATTTAGAGAAAGAAACGGTTCGCTGGTGTCGTGAGACGCTACAACATAGTCCAATGGCATTACGTTGTCTAAAAGCAGCATTAAATGCAGATTGTGATGGTCAAGCCGGTCTTCAAGAACTTGCTGGTAATGCAACAATGATGTTCTACATGACTGAAGAAGGTCAAGAAGGTCGTAACGCATTTAATGAAAAACGCCGCCCTGATTTCGATAAATTCCCTCGTAATCCATAA
- a CDS encoding DUF481 domain-containing protein — MFRLTAIASFISALTLFNFSAVAAEEDDVSGEFSGDAKVGFIYSKTDETSMSVNSGITLKYKEARWHHTGEFSTYYTKGNEEDDGTNKNKIIYDVKYDITERIFAFGNAKYEHDQFATYCEQALLVGGFGANIIDTEHSTLDVGAGPGYRYSKRQVFDDDLPNNSEKEMIANFFIEGQSKITDGLEAGGGVRVDYGSSNTTTTTHVFLKNKLMESLSLMLDAEYIYNSVVATGKTHDEIYSTLSLNYGF; from the coding sequence ATGTTTAGGTTAACTGCGATAGCATCGTTTATTTCGGCACTTACTTTATTTAATTTTTCCGCCGTAGCGGCAGAAGAAGATGATGTTTCTGGTGAGTTTAGTGGTGATGCGAAAGTCGGTTTCATTTATTCAAAAACAGATGAAACCTCGATGTCAGTTAATTCTGGTATTACTTTAAAGTATAAAGAAGCACGATGGCATCATACTGGCGAATTTTCTACGTATTACACAAAAGGTAATGAAGAGGATGACGGAACCAATAAGAATAAGATAATTTATGATGTAAAGTATGACATCACTGAGAGAATCTTTGCTTTTGGTAATGCGAAATATGAACATGACCAATTTGCGACTTATTGTGAGCAAGCACTATTAGTCGGCGGTTTTGGTGCGAATATTATTGATACTGAACATTCAACATTAGATGTCGGGGCGGGGCCTGGTTATAGATACTCTAAACGCCAAGTATTTGATGACGATTTACCTAATAATTCAGAAAAAGAAATGATTGCGAACTTTTTTATTGAAGGGCAATCAAAAATAACAGATGGCTTAGAAGCTGGTGGTGGTGTCCGTGTCGATTATGGCAGTTCAAATACAACTACAACGACGCATGTATTCTTAAAGAATAAGCTAATGGAAAGTTTATCGCTCATGTTAGACGCTGAATATATTTATAACAGCGTGGTAGCAACAGGGAAGACACACGATGAGATTTACAGTACATTAAGCTTAAATTATGGCTTTTAA
- the menC gene encoding o-succinylbenzoate synthase, which produces MKTAKIYQYQLPMDSGVILRDQRLQQRDGLIIELSDGKHTAKGEIAPLPEFSQENLEQAREDLISLTQAWLNDEVLDVDANCPSVAFGFSMALLELENNLPEVGNYQVAPLCSGDPDDLVVKLNEMSGKKVAKIKVGMYEAIRDGMVANMFLELIPDLSLRLDANRGWTPKKAEQFANYVSPQYRSRIEFLEEPCHRPEESLEFSKATGIAIAWDETVRDEGFEVKAQDGVAAIVIKPTLVGSVGKCIELVEQAHLLGMQAVISSSIESSLALTQLARLAAWKTPNTIPGLDTIDLFKMQLDTPWPHCELPMQALSDLEVIWES; this is translated from the coding sequence ATGAAAACAGCCAAGATATATCAATATCAACTCCCTATGGACAGTGGAGTGATTCTTCGTGATCAACGTCTTCAACAAAGAGATGGGTTGATCATTGAATTAAGTGATGGAAAACACACTGCAAAAGGTGAGATTGCGCCTTTACCTGAATTTAGCCAAGAAAATTTAGAACAAGCACGTGAAGATTTAATCTCATTAACTCAAGCGTGGCTAAATGATGAAGTTCTGGATGTGGATGCCAATTGTCCCTCTGTTGCTTTTGGTTTTAGCATGGCGTTACTTGAGCTTGAAAATAATCTACCTGAAGTTGGTAATTATCAAGTTGCTCCTTTATGTTCTGGTGATCCAGACGATTTAGTGGTGAAGCTAAATGAGATGAGTGGTAAGAAAGTCGCGAAAATTAAAGTTGGAATGTATGAAGCGATTCGTGATGGAATGGTTGCGAATATGTTTTTAGAGTTGATCCCCGACCTCTCTTTACGTCTTGATGCTAATCGCGGTTGGACTCCTAAAAAAGCAGAGCAATTTGCGAATTATGTTAGCCCGCAATACCGTTCTCGCATTGAGTTTTTAGAAGAGCCTTGCCATAGACCAGAAGAAAGTCTTGAATTTTCTAAAGCGACGGGAATTGCCATTGCGTGGGATGAAACCGTACGTGATGAAGGTTTTGAAGTGAAAGCTCAAGATGGCGTGGCGGCAATCGTAATTAAACCGACGTTAGTTGGCTCTGTCGGTAAATGTATTGAACTTGTTGAGCAGGCACACCTGTTAGGAATGCAAGCTGTGATCAGTTCAAGTATTGAATCAAGCTTAGCGCTAACACAACTTGCACGACTTGCTGCTTGGAAAACACCGAATACGATCCCTGGTTTAGATACCATCGATTTATTTAAAATGCAGTTAGACACACCGTGGCCTCATTGTGAGTTACCGATGCAAGCGCTGTCCGATCTCGAGGTGATATGGGAAAGTTAA